The uncultured Subdoligranulum sp. genomic sequence GGCAGGAGGCGACCTTGCCGCTGCCGTCGTTGGTGGTGACGGTGATGGCGGCGGTGCCGGGGGCCACGGCGGTGACCTTGCCGCTCTGGTCCACCGTGGCCACGGCCGTATTGCTGCTGGACCAGGTCAGGGTCTTGTTGGTGGCGTTCTCGGGGGTCACGGCGGCGGTGAGGGTGGCACTGTCCCCCGCAAAGAGGGCGAGGGTATTCTGATTCAGCGTCAGGCCGGAGACGAGCACCGGGTTGACTTTGAAGGTGAGGGTGAGTTTGACTTCACCGGCGTTTTGGTTGCTGACGGTCAGTTCTTCCGCATACTGTCCCACGGCCAGGCCCGCCTTGGGCTGCACCGTGAAGGTGGCGGTGCCGTTGGGTTCAATCGTGGCGCTGCCGTTCTCGAAGCCCTTCCCTGCCGCAATGTCAAAGTTCGTGGCGATGGGCAGTTTGACGGTGACCTGCTGGTTGCCGGTGTTGGTGATGGTGACGGTCTGGGCCGCGGGCTGGGTGTAGCCGACCTGGACGGCATCGAAGGTAAGCTCGGCCGGGGCCACCTGGATGGTGTAGGTCTTGGGTTCTACCGTCACTTCGCAGGTGGCCGAGATTCCGCTGCCGCCGTTGGCGGTGGCGGTGATAGTGGCGGTGCCGGAGGCCACGGCGGTGACAACGCCGTTTTCCACCTTGGCGATTTCAGGCTTATCGCTGCTCCAGGTCAGAGTCTGGTCGGTGGCATTCTTCGGTTCCACGGTGGCGGTCAGGGTTTCGGTGTCGTCCACCACCAGGGAGAGGGTATTTTTATTCAGCGTCACGGATGCGACGGGGATCGATTGGACAGTAAGGGTGGCGGCGACGCTGGTGACGGTGCCCGCCGTGTTGCTCACCACACACTGGTACTGGTAGCCGTTCATGTCCAGCGCGGTGGTATCTGTAGTGCAGCTATTGCTGGTTGCGCCGGGAATATTGGTCCAGGTTGCGCCGCCGTCGGTGCTGTACTGCCACTGATAGGTCGGGCTGGTGCCGGTGGCGGCCACGGTAAAGGTGGCGGTCTGGCCCACGGTCACTTCCTGGCCTGCGGGCTGGGTGGTGATGGTGGGGGCGTAAACGACTGTGCCGCTGCCGGTGGGTTTGCCTTCCAGGTTGCCGCCGCTCTGCACCGTGATGGTCTTGCCGTTCGTGTCCAGAGAGGCCCCCTCCGGGATGGTCAGGGTTTCGCCCGCACCAACGGTGAGGTCGTTCTGCAGGGTCACATTGCCGTAGACGGTGCCGTTACTGCCGTTCCAGACGATGCCGCCGGTGTTTTCTCCACCTGCTCCAACTTGAAAAGCAGCGGTAGAATTAATCGAAAACCCACCAGTCTGCACGTCCACCACAGCATTGTCAGTGACGGTCAGGCTAGGAATGCCGCCGCCGGCATTCGAACCAATTTGATAAGTAATTCCGTAATCAGCGCTAACCGTCAGTTTTCCGCCATTTACTGTAAGAGCAGCATTGGAATTGTTGGTACCGGAGCGAAAATAGATACCCCGGTCACTTCCATTTGCGGTTGAAACGTCAACTCCATTAATGGTAAGGTTTGCGTACCCAATACTGCTTGATACCTGAATCCCT encodes the following:
- a CDS encoding Ig-like domain-containing protein gives rise to the protein MKKTIVSLFCVLALCLGLLPTAALAAGESDLYVSGQLITESGCYENQDGTWTKVDGAEPASGQFYYDTSTATLTLNNVSIVGGAFDGTTLGAGICAKTKNEQALSVTINLIGTNTVSGSYGIYVSGDGDSDLIITGSGSLSAEGTGNGYGVGIQVSSSIGYANLTINGVDVSTANGSDRGIYFRSGTNNSNAALTVNGGKLTVSADYGITYQIGSNAGGGIPSLTVTDNAVVDVQTGGFSINSTAAFQVGAGGENTGGIVWNGSNGTVYGNVTLQNDLTVGAGETLTIPEGASLDTNGKTITVQSGGNLEGKPTGSGTVVYAPTITTQPAGQEVTVGQTATFTVAATGTSPTYQWQYSTDGGATWTNIPGATSNSCTTDTTALDMNGYQYQCVVSNTAGTVTSVAATLTVQSIPVASVTLNKNTLSLVVDDTETLTATVEPKNATDQTLTWSSDKPEIAKVENGVVTAVASGTATITATANGGSGISATCEVTVEPKTYTIQVAPAELTFDAVQVGYTQPAAQTVTITNTGNQQVTVKLPIATNFDIAAGKGFENGSATIEPNGTATFTVQPKAGLAVGQYAEELTVSNQNAGEVKLTLTFKVNPVLVSGLTLNQNTLALFAGDSATLTAAVTPENATNKTLTWSSSNTAVATVDQSGKVTAVAPGTAAITVTTNDGSGKVASCPVTVTAKTYALTIDPAAIGFGTVQPGYTQPAAREITVRNTGNQTLTLTQPTATKYLVGSLSRLTLAPGETATFTVQPKADQPVAVYNETILVVGNGGAGASLNLSFTVEKASGTSSGGASSSSSATTTTEKRTLHFDTNGGLPLDDVVRGLGAPVELWPYTPVRAGYLFQGWYADQALTQAVSSVVLTKDTTIYAKWAVDPAATAAPSGSGSGTGSSGSSGKGSGSQGGTTITVTPAPTASPTPTPEPTATPTPEPTATPEASAEPETDTDTASFPVVPVAAGVIVLVVLVGGIVLYRRFHD